In Solenopsis invicta isolate M01_SB chromosome 13, UNIL_Sinv_3.0, whole genome shotgun sequence, one DNA window encodes the following:
- the LOC113005019 gene encoding uncharacterized protein LOC113005019, whose amino-acid sequence MALRVISAYRTVSHETAAIMAGQIPIEIMADERARLYHRMCALREQDVPITRRLRTGIGNLKRSASIDTWKERLEEEGDYLPGARVREHLIPILKDWINRDRNSGLFFRTQIITGHGCFNVYLYKIGRAMSPICAHCNKDFDTANHTLLSCTEWNTQRETLEETFNRNFTLGTIFAASLENPAKWRTFTDFCEGVMSIKEEAERVRQRMTGIQPRCRRPARARIRPAP is encoded by the coding sequence ATGGCTCTACGCGTAATATCCGCATATAGAACAGTGTCGCATGAGACAGCGGCCATAATGGCGGGACAGATTCCAATTGAAATTATGGCAGATGAAAGGGCTAGATTATACCATAGGATGTGTGCTCTCAGGGAACAGGACGTACCCATTACCAGGAGACTCCGTACAGGAATCGGTAATCTGAAAAGATCCGCCTCCATTGACACTTGGAAGGAACGCTTGGAGGAAGAAGGAGATTACTTACCGGGCGCTCGGGTGAGGGAACACCTGATCCCAATTCTGAAGGACTGGATAAACAGGGATAGGAATAGCGGCCTATTTTTCAGAACACAAATTATAACTGGACATGGTTGTTTTAAcgtatatctatataaaattggaAGAGCGATGTCTCCCATCTGCGCACACTGCAATAAAGATTTTGACACAGCGAACCACACGCTATTAAGTTGTACCGAATGGAACACACAGAGAGAGACATTGGAAGAGACTTTTAACAGGAACTTTACACTTGGAACTATCTTCGCGGCTAGTTTGGAGAACCCTGCAAAGTGGAGAACCTTCACCGATTTCTGTGAAGGCGTAATGTCAATAAAAGAGGAGGCTGAAAGGGTCAGGCAGAGAATGACGGGAATACAACCTCGCTGCCGAAGGCCGGCCCGGGCTAGAATTAGACCTGCTCCTTGA
- the LOC105205174 gene encoding uncharacterized protein LOC105205174, whose product MSHPVEDLVQAQHDLFGLLSRSYENMKKAGEANITLGLLEARLQTLEGYWSKFVTRHEQLLMEYGDVLEEHEYVTEDLMLKADISYHTQKGKYLDDVRAIIGPVNSAVASPAAAVAAAAPAVAVAAPVATKLPRISIPQFSGRYEDWPAFRDLFTSLVVRNPSATSVEKLHYLKTSLKGEAEQVTRQLPTTEANFERTWRALVDHYENRRLLVRSYISRLLSLTKMKGESAAELRKIYHCVQTTLGSLEGIGRPLARSDDLCVQLITELLDTVSRREWETQLSRTTEPPSLDELLVFVSQRMRTLESLAPAKNEASPSKACSSSARSRAALQVRKQESQRGRCFLCNSEHYVRQCEKYLGKSVAERRQYVEASGLCLNCLGRHKLAECPSQKTCLSCSERHHSTLHDAFVAVAAVTVHATTPRPAAAVATLMMTARVRVTDRHGVDHFTRALIDPGAESSLVTESLAQRLRLPRSQASVAVFGVGGVQTGVARGQIDLRVSHRREGSPIVVSALIFPRLPLYESDMRVNVSGWSHLAGLTLADPDFLRADPVDLLLSANVYATILRTGLRRGGPGQPAAQRTSLGWLLVGPVSAAETPSRALALHCRVEDDLTSLVRGFWQQEELSVGPAPLTSSEQECEDLFSHSHRRQDDGRYVVRLPVVNPLPELAATRRAALRALTGMEKRFTRDDRLRELYLDFMRTYEELGHMVRSDAATGTRVSYLPHHGVLREASSTTKLRVVFNGSTTVSSGESLNRSLLVGPNLLPPLADVLLRWRLHRYVLATDVEKMYRQILVHPEDRDLQRVLWRYSIRDKVAEFRLNTVTYGLACAPFLAMRTLRQLADDEADTYPLAARALRRDVYMDDVLTGASSLEEALELRQQLTDMCMAGGFPLRKWSANESRILRDVPAEHRMQQALRDWGPPETHGTLGLQWHPVSDEFSFAIPAISLTDVTKRSVLSLTARLFDPLGWLAPVVVRAKIAFQSTWLMSLGWDDPLDETNRQMWREYEAGLPLLRSVRVPRRLDAGLSIGDAELHGFADASERAYAAVIYLRTSSGASWRTCLVAARTKVAPIKPVTLPRLELCAATLLARLASHVRATLGLDRTAMHLWSDSTVALGWIRGHPTRWKTFVANRVAEIQTRVSDAQWHHVPGPDNPADCASRGLAPGELVPHQLWWRGPRWLRAESTSWPEADRGTPRDGWPEERVHARAARTTPVSVKEPAELLRFSSLNRLLRVTSWCRRWLRLRPTATPAAIEDGRGRYGGKLLTDELEETRLAWIRQVQADHYRLELGVVRRGQPLPTSSPLARFTPLLGHQGLLRVGGRLKHALLAYDERHPALLPGDSHFARLVVEDCHRRTLHGGVQMTLGMVRQRYWVPRGRAVVKKWLHRCVVCTRWRATTPQQLMGSLPRERVTAGRPFLDTGVDYAGPIQLRTTKGRGQRAYKGFIAVFVCLSTRAVHLEAVSDYTADAFLAALRRFVSRRGLCLTLRSDCGTNFVGADAQLRSFFAPGSPELHRIVGQLASDRIRWQFNPPSAPHFGGIWEAAVKSLKHHLRRVLGDATLTFEEMSTLLAQVEACLNSRPLQALSDDPDDLAALTPGHFLVGSPLTAVPEPSMRELPASRLTRWQLLQQMRDHFWDRWSREYLHSLVHRPKWRREVADYRVGRLCLLRNESTPPSRWPLARIVRVHVGEDGQIRVVTVRTAASEFTRPVVKLILLPVGEGEQNQESLD is encoded by the coding sequence ATGAGTCACCCTGTGGAAGATCTCGTGCAAGCACAGCACGATTTGTTCGGGCTTCTTTCGCGATCGTACGAGAATATGAAGAAGGCCGGAGAAGCGAATATAACGCTCGGGCTATTGGAAGCCCGCCTCCAGACGTTGGAGGGTTATTGGAGCAAATTTGTGACACGGCATGAGCAGTTGCTCATGGAGTACGGAGACGTCCTTGAGGAGCACGAGTATGTGACTGAGGACTTGATGCTCAAGGCCGATATTTCGTACCATACACAAAAGGGCAAATATCTGGACGACGTACGTGCGATAATTGGACCGGTCAATTCGGCAGTCGCCTCGCCCGCTGCCGCCGTCGCAGCCGCTGCTCCCGCCGTCGCGGTGGCTGCTCCCGTCGCTACGAAGTTACCTCGCATCTCCATACCTCAGTTTTCTGGGCGTTATGAAGACTGGCCAGCTTTTCGCGACCTCTTTACTTCTCTGGTGGTCCGCAATCCGTCCGCCACGTCGGTGGAGAAATTGCACTACTTGAAGACGAGCTTGAAGGGGGAAGCGGAACAAGTGACTCGACAACTGCCGACAACGGAAGCGAACTTTGAGCGTACCTGGCGTGCTTTGGTCGATCATTATGAGAACAGGAGACTCCTGGTGCGGTCCTACATCTCCAGGTTGCTGTCATTGACCAAGATGAAAGGTGAGTCTGCTGCCGAGTTGCGCAAAATTTATCATTGCGTGCAGACCACCTTAGGCTCATTGGAAGGGATCGGTCGACCCTTAGCGCGGAGTGACGATCTTTGCGTGCAGTTAATCACTGAGCTTCTTGACACGGTATCGCGACGCGAGTGGGAGACACAGCTTAGCCGGACGACGGAACCACCGTCTCTCGATGAGTTGCTCGTTTTCGTCAGCCAACGGATGCGTACACTCGAGTCGCTCGCACCCGCGAAAAACGAGGCTAGCCCGTCCAAGGCTTGCTCAAGTTCTGCCCGATCGAGGGCCGCGTTGCAAGTCCGTAAGCAGGAAAGTCAACGAGGCCGTTGCTTTCTCTGCAATAGTGAGCATTACGTGCGACAGTGCGAGAAGTATCTCGGGAAGTCGGTGGCGGAGCGCAGGCAGTACGTGGAGGCGAGTGGCTTATGCTTGAACTGCCTCGGAAGGCATAAGTTGGCCGAGTGCCCATCGCAAAAAACATGTTTATCGTGCAGTGAGCGTCACCACTCGACGTTGCATGACGCCTTTGTTGCCGTCGCAGCGGTCACGGTGCACGCTACGACGCCGAGACCGGCGGCGGCTGTCGCTACGCTGATGATGACCGCACGCGTCCGCGTAACCGACCGGCACGGTGTTGATCACTTTACGCGGGCTCTAATCGATCCTGGAGCGGAGTCATCGCTGGTGACGGAGTCGCTGGCACAGCGACTCCGATTGCCTCGCTCACAGGCTTCCGTGGCGGTGTTCGGAGTCGGTGGCGTCCAGACGGGTGTTGCACGCGGGCAGATCGACTTGCGCGTCTCGCATCGTCGAGAGGGCTCCCCGATTGTTGTGTCGGCACTGATATTCCCTCGCCTGCCGCTCTACGAGAGCGATATGCGGGTTAACGTTTCAGGATGGTCCCATCTGGCGGGCCTAACTCTCGCTGACCCGGACTTCCTGAGGGCGGACCCAGTGGACCTCCTCTTGAGCGCAAACGTGTATGCCACCATCCTCCGGACCGGCCTGCGGAGGGGCGGACCAGGCCAGCCTGCGGCGCAGCGGACATCACTGGGCTGGCTTCTGGTGGGGCCCGTCAGCGCGGCGGAGACTCCTTCACGTGCTCTGGCCTTGCATTGTCGTGTTGAGGACGATCTCACTTCGTTGGTGAGAGGATTCTGGCAGCAGGAGGAGCTCTCGGTGGGACCGGCGCCTCTTACTTCGTCTGAACAGGAGTGTGAGGACTTGTTCAGTCATTCACACCGCCGACAGGACGACGGCCGCTACGTCGTTCGTCTCCCGGTGGTCAATCCGCTGCCTGAATTAGCGGCTACCAGGCGCGCTGCCTTGCGCGCCCTTACAGGGATGGAGAAGAGGTTCACTCGCGATGACCGACTGCGCGAGCTGTACCTCGACTTCATGCGGACGTACGAGGAACTCGGACATATGGTTCGCTCGGACGCCGCGACGGGAACCCGAGTGAGCTATTTACCTCATCATGGTGTACTGCGTGAGGCCAGCTCGACCACTAAGCTGCGCGTGGTGTTTAATGGCTCTACGACGGTTTCCTCCGGAGAGTCGCTGAATCGGAGCCTCCTGGTGGGCCCGAATCTGTTACCTCCACTTGCTGACGTCTTACTGCGCTGGCGATTGCATCGCTATGTCCTGGCCACGGACGTAGAGAAGATGTATCGCCAAATTCTGGTCCACCCTGAGGACCGGGACCTCCAGCGCGTCCTTTGGCGGTATAGCATCCGGGATAAGGTGGCGGAGTTCCGCCTTAACACCGTGACATACGGTTTAGCCTGTGCACCGTTCCTGGCTATGCGCACTCTCCGCCAGCTGGCCGACGATGAAGCGGACACCTATCCTTTAGCCGCTCGTGCTCTACGCCGGGACGTTTATATGGACGACGTTCTGACAGGCGCCTCAAGCCTGGAGGAGGCGCTGGAGTTGCGACAACAGCTGACCGACATGTGCATGGCGGGCGGCTTCCCCCTGCGCAAGTGGTCAGCTAACGAGTCGCGAATCTTGCGGGACGTTCCGGCGGAGCACCGCATGCAGCAGGCGCTGCGGGATTGGGGACCGCCCGAGACGCACGGGACCTTGGGCTTGCAGTGGCATCCCGTCTCTGACGAATTTTCATTCGCCATTCCGGCGATCTCTTTGACCGACGTGACTAAGAGGTCGGTGCTGTCCTTGACAGCCCGGCTGTTTGATCCTTTAGGTTGGCTGGCGCCGGTTGTGGTACGGGCTAAGATTGCCTTCCAGTCGACTTGGCTGATGAGTCTTGGCTGGGACGACCCTCTCGACGAGACCAATAGACAAATGTGGCGCGAGTACGAGGCGGGACTCCCCCTTCTACGGAGTGTGCGGGTTCCGCGACGATTGGATGCGGGTTTGTCGATCGGCGACGCGGAGCTCCATGGGTTTGCCGACGCCTCGGAGCGAGCCTACGCCGCTGTCATCTACTTGCGGACTAGCTCCGGTGCGTCCTGGAGAACCTGCCTCGTTGCGGCCAGAACTAAGGTCGCGCCCATAAAACCTGTGACGCTACCTAGGCTGGAGTTGTGCGCCGCTACCCTCCTGGCGAGACTGGCGTCACACGTTCGCGCCACTCTCGGTCTTGATCGGACGGCGATGCACCTGTGGTCGGACTCAACGGTCGCCCTGGGCTGGATACGCGGCCACCCGACACGGTGGAAGACCTTTGTGGCAAACCGCGTTGCCGAAATTCAGACCAGGGTCTCTGACGCTCAGTGGCATCATGTGCCTGGCCCGGATAATCCAGCTGACTGCGCTTCCCGCGGACTTGCGCCGGGAGAGCTGGTGCCACACCAGCTCTGGTGGCGGGGTCCGCGTTGGCTCCGGGCGGAGTCGACGTCCTGGCCTGAGGCTGACCGAGggactccccgtgacggctggccGGAGGAGAGAGTTCACGCGCGAGCGGCCAGGACCACGCCCGTCAGCGTGAAGGAGCCTGCTGAGCTCTTGCGCTTCTCGAGCCTCAATCGTCTGCTGAGAGTGACATCGTGGTGCCGACGCTGGCTTCGTCTTAGACCGACTGCTACGCCCGCGGCCATAGAGGACGGCCGGGGTCGATATGGAGGCAAGCTACTGACGGACGAGCTGGAGGAGACGAGGTTAGCTTGGATTCGACAAGTCCAGGCTGACCACTACCGGTTGGAGCTGGGAGTCGTGCGGCGGGGTCAGCCTCTGCCGACGTCCAGCCCTCTTGCCCGATTTACCCCCCTTTTAGGTCACCAGGGTCTACTGCGCGTGGGAGGTCGCCTTAAGCACGCGCTTCTCGCTTATGACGAGCGACATCCGGCGCTGCTGCCTGGGGACTCTCATTTTGCCCGGCTGGTGGTGGAGGACTGCCACCGACGCACGTTGCACGGCGGCGTTCAGATGACCCTGGGGATGGTTCGTCAACGATACTGGGTTCCTCGTGGACGCGCGGTGGTGAAGAAGTGGCTGCACCGTTGCGTGGTTTGCACTCGATGGCGGGCGACCACTCCCCAGCAGCTAATGGGCAGCCTTCCACGGGAGAGAGTAACAGCGGGGAGGCCCTTCCTCGACACCGGCGTTGACTACGCCGGCCCAATTCAGCTGCGAACAACCAAAGGACGAGGCCAGCGGGCCTACAAAGGATTCATCGCGGTCTTCGTCTGCCTGTCTACCCGTGCCGTGCACCTGGAAGCGGTGTCCGACTACACTGCCGACGCTTTTCTGGCGGCCTTGCGTCGGTTCGTTTCGCGCCGTGGTCTCTGTCTAACCCTCCGGAGCGATTGCGGAACCAACTTCGTCGGCGCCGACGCGCAGTTGCGGAGTTTCTTCGCCCCTGGTAGCCCTGAGTTGCATCGGATCGTCGGACAGCTTGCCAGCGATCGTATTCGGTGGCAGTTCAATCCTCCGTCGGCGCCTCATTTTGGCGGAATTTGGGAGGCCGCCGTAAAGTCCTTGAAGCATCACCTGCGGCGAGTGTTGGGTGACGCGACCCTAACGTTCGAGGAAATGAGCACCCTCCTCGCCCAGGTGGAAGCCTGTCTGAATTCGCGACCGCTCCAGGCCTTGTCCGACGATCCTGATGACCTCGCCGCCCTCACGCCGGGTCATTTCTTGGTGGGATCCCCTCTTACGGCCGTGCCTGAGCCTTCAATGCGGGAGTTGCCGGCGAGCCGCTTGACTCGCTGGCAGCTTCTGCAACAAATGCGTGACCATTTCTGGGACCGATGGTCCCGTGAGTATCTTCACTCCCTCGTCCATCGACCGAAGTGGCGGAGGGAGGTCGCAGATTATCGAGTGGGACGCCTGTGTCTCCTCCGAAATGAGAGCACTCCTCCGTCGCGCTGGCCACTCGCGCGAATCGTGCGGGTGCACGTGGGGGAGGATGGCCAGATTCGCGTCGTCACTGTCCGGACGGCTGCGTCGGAGTTCACGCGACCAGTAGTCAAGCTCATATTATTGCCGGTTGGAGAGGGCGAACAGAACCAGGAGTCGCTTGACTAG